The proteins below are encoded in one region of Helicoverpa zea isolate HzStark_Cry1AcR chromosome 21, ilHelZeax1.1, whole genome shotgun sequence:
- the LOC124640804 gene encoding uncharacterized protein LOC124640804 codes for MDRCMNCTIALGRSNSIGRKVLEDEAILTVIRQWRASQPVTSENVVCQACWDLAQDVVLGRRAIDAPTQVGHSSVCLRCGRSLLARRFNHLLRNDSARESAIYNVIREWILPQTVDEASRICHSCWILADRAAVHMSTGPSTSSQSNPPPAQSSVGVSVGQLDENHDNILHEPENVSIQPEQNQGNDDVHEPSVELHSPSAPIVEPVQQHPEPTIVLPDYMRAVETERRCFIEGCQRTERYRVPLATRKMLLNEHKYYVPQNNRLCDIHLVIEAWDFLDSLRSNYLQTFTARHIQDMFTLKETPKERFLNFENIDNMDDHVVHTWIGFTKVQFRQLFDEVPQLIEIRNSSSVLAAYLIKLRSGDSNERLATLFKTSKKTLAKWLCQARDILTEHFVPRHLGLEHITREQIKERNLAIPSALFEGDSRPIAIFDGTYCYIEKSSNYLYQKKTYSLHKYRNLTKPFLMVCTDGYIIDVLGPYPATTSDSDIMRHEFLSGNPLQDFFQNGDVFILDRGFRDSLPLLNQCGYRTYVPATLAQGETQLSTLDANKSRAVTICRWVVEIVNGRFKRDFKLFRQCYFNTASRSLIRDFKVAAALINRFHPPITDRIDCGAIINQINLNMNRHNILGDFIVNNQYNRRRADFETITIHNDNLNDFPQLSYDELILVCLGTYQLKQARSYFGEHLRGNDGFIIEVCREVSSSLLRQLSASNTSWLLRGRIQSRHISRKTYFVYILVDSCRRGRDSILSYYCNCIVGRRTVGCCAHVMCIIWYLSWARFQENIVPPAQFLDDILIIIEDE; via the exons ATGGATCGCTGTATGAATTGTACGATTGCGCTTGGTCGCAGTAATTCTATTGGAAGAAAAGTCTTGGAGGATGAGGCGATTTTAACAGTTATTCGTCAGTGGCGTGCATCTCAGCCT GTAACCAGTGAGAACGTTGTATGCCAAGCATGTTGGGACTTGGCCCAAGATGTGGTTCTTGGAAGACGTGCGATTGATGCACCAACCCAAGTTGGCCATTCAAGCGTATGTCTCCGCTGTGGTCGTTCACTCTTAGCCCGGCGGTTCAACCACCTTCTTCGTAATGATTCTGCTCGTGAATCTGCGATATATAATGTGATTAGAGAGTGGATTCTACCACAAACG gtgGACGAGGCAAGTCGTATATGCCATTCCTGTTGGATATTAGCAGACAGAGCTGCTGTTCATATGAGTACAGGTCCTTCGACTTCCTCACAAAGTAACCCACCGCCAGCCCAATCATCAGTTGGTGTTTCTGTTGGACAATTGGATGAAAATCATGACAACATTCTACACGAACCTGAGAATGTTTCCATTCAACCAGAACAAAACCAAGGTAATGATGATGTGCATGAACCCTCAGTGGAACTACATTCACCAAGTGCCCCAATTGTGGAACCAGTACAACAGCACCCTGAACCAACAATTGTATTGCCAGATTATATGCGGGCAGTTGAAACAGAGCGACGGTGCTTCATAGAAGGTTGCCAGAGAACTGAACGATATAGAGTTCCTCTAGCAACGAGAAAAATGTTGCTTAATgagcataaatattatgtaccacAAAATAATCGACTTTGTGATATACATTTAGTAATTGAGGCATGGGACTTCCTTGATAGTTTAAGgagtaattatttacaaacatttactgCAAGACATATCCAAGATATGTTTACACTAAAAGAAACCCCAAAAGAAaggtttttgaattttgaaaatattgataatatgGACGACCATGTTGTGCATACCTGGATCGGGTTTACTAAAGTTCAGTTCCGTCAATTATTTGATGAGGTTCCACAATTGATAGAAATTCGTAATAGTTCTTCAGTTTTAGCAGCCTATCTTATCAAATTAAGAAGTGGGGACTCAAATGAAAGAttagcaacattatttaaaacatctaaGAAAACTTTAGCCAAGTGGCTGTGTCAAGCCCGTGACATATTAACTGAACATTTTGTGCCTCGGCACTTAGGTTTAGAACACATCACTAgagaacaaataaaagaaaggaaCTTAGCCATTCCTAGTGCTTTATTTGAAGGAGATTCTAGGCCCATCGCTATATTTGATGGAACTTACTGTTATATTGAAAAAAGctctaattatttatatcaaaaaaaaacatacagtttGCATAAATATAGGAACTTAACCAAACCTTTTTTAATGGTGTGCACAGATGGTTACATCATTGATGTTTTGGGCCCCTATCCAGCTACCACGTCAGACTCAGATATAATGAGACATGAATTTTTAAGTGGAAACCCACTCCAGGATTTTTTCCAAAATGGTGATGTATTTATACTGGATAGGGGTTTCCGAGATTCATTACCTTTGTTAAACCAATGTGGATATAGGACATACGTGCCTGCTACTTTGGCGCAGGGTGAAACACAGCTGTCAACACTTGACGCAAACAAATCGAGGGCAGTCACCATTTGCCGTTGGGTCGTTGAGATTGTGAACGGTAGGTTTAAAAGAGATTTCAAATTATTCAggcaatgttattttaatacagcctcaagaagtttaataagagaTTTTAAGGTGGCTGCTGCTCTCATAAATAGGTTTCACCCTCCCATAACCGATAGAATAGACTGTGGGGCTATCATTAAtcagattaatttaaatatgaatagacATAACATATTAGgtgattttattgttaacaacCAATATAATAGACGTAGGGCTGATTTTGAAACAATAACTATtcataatgataatttaaatgattttcccCAGTTGTCATATGATGAATTAATTCTTGTATGCTTAGGTACATATCAATTAAAGCAGGCACGGTCCTATTTTGGTGAACATTTGCGGGGAAATGATGGGTTTATAATAGAAGTGTGCAGGGAGGTAAGCAGCAGCCTTCTTCGACAGCTGTCAGCTTCAAATACTTCTTGGTTATTGCGAGGCCGAATACAATCCCGCCATATAAGtcgcaaaacatattttgtttatattttagttgataGCTGTCGAAGAGGACGAGAttcaatattatcatattattgtaattgtattgtagGTAGAAGAACTGTAGGCTGCTGTGCCCATGTAATGTGCATTATATGGTATCTCAGTTGGGCAAGATTCCAAGAAAATATCGTACCCCCTGCACAATTTTTAGATGAcattctaataataattgaagatgaatga
- the LOC124640743 gene encoding putative nuclease HARBI1 codes for MSLVRDILWESSSSDDENYNDLPNSRKKKVYQPRVNRFLKWNEQEFLDRFRISKGLARALASHLAPLLQTRTMKNFAVTPEQQIIMALEFYACGSFQRCIGDAAGVHKSTVCRIIHRVSRAIAGLRTDWIAMPKNIEEMETEAKKFYEICAFPKVIGTIDCTHIPIKSPGGADAETYRNRKQVFSLNVQVITNAEMYITNIVARWPGSCHDSHIFNSSVIKGRLEDGEFDGFWLLGDKGYANKPYLLTPLRNPVTEAEKLYNESHIRTRNIVERSFGCWKKRFPAVSWKLRTNTARAQCAIVAMAVLYNICKKLRDPMPTCYDSDNESSDSDDNDLTSAYVSQHDEHNRNMLINTYFDRLH; via the exons atgtctttAGTACGTGATATTTTATGGGAATCTAGTTCTTCTGACGAcgaaaattataatgatttacCTAATTCTCGAAAGAAAAAAGTGTATCAACCACGTGTTAATCGATTCCTAAAATGGAATGAGCAGGAGTTCTTGGATAGATTTCGGATTTCCAAAGGTTTAGCACGAGCCCTGGCTTCTCATTTAGCACCATTGCTCCAAACCAGAACCATGAA aaaCTTTGCAGTTACTCCAGAGCAGCAAATAATAATGGCATTGGAATTTTACGCATGTGGTTCTTTTCAACGCTGCATTGGGGATGCTGCAGGTGTTCACAAATCTACTGTTTGTCGAATAATTCATCGAGTGAGCAGAGCTATAGCCGGACTAAGAACAGACTGGATTGCAATGCCTAAAAATATTGAGGAAATGGAAACTGAGGCCaaaaaattttatgaaatatgtgCATTTCCTAAAGTAATAGGAACTATAGACTGCACACATATACCAATCAAATCGCCAGGTGGTGCAGATGCAGAAACATATAGAAATAGAAAACAGGTATTTTCTCTTAATGTGCAAGTAATCACAAATGCTGAGATGTACATTACAAATATAGTTGCTAGATGGCCTGGAAGCTGTCACGACAGCCATATTTTCAACAGCAGTGTCATTAAGGGACGCCTAGAAGATGGAGAATTTGATGGTTTTTGGTTACTAGGAGACAAAGGTTATGCCAATAAACCATATTTGCTAACACCTCTACGTAATCCTGTTACAGAAGCTGAAAAACTGTACAATGAAAGTCATATTCGTACTAGAAATATTGTAGAACGCAGTTTTGGTTGTTGGAAAAAAAGGTTTCCTGCAGTGTCATGGAAACTCAGAACAAATACAGCAAGAGCCCAATGTGCTATAGTGGCAATGGCTGTCCTATATAATATTTGCAAGAAATTGAGAGACCCGATGCCAACATGTTACGACTCTGATAATGAATCATCAGATTCTGATGACAATGACCTGACCTCTGCATATGTTAGCCAGCATGACGAGCATAATAGGAATATgctaataaatacttattttgataGATTACATTAA
- the LOC124640744 gene encoding myb/SANT-like DNA-binding domain-containing protein 3 isoform X1: MDDFKTKERSVNFTKEEISRLQILVDKYKNVLMCKKTDGSSTKQKDHAWHCIAKEFNAVGQVPRNMKQLKYKFENMKRSAKKVASRERQEMRRTGGGNPPSLPPDSEDATDWLRSIMSGSIDGNEAIYDDDIISPNSIVTIPIIHKDKDFDEIPPIQKKVKLDTNTDSEIQHDMPNILKDVVVNTIITDQDKSFDNVENIVPDEVFDASAPHSSLKRPVAPQLSRIIKKKQGKSENIIKQALREKKLTVLDGLHELEMEKIKLSISHQNELHSQLLRHNEEKHKLEVDKLKLEIDILREKKINF, encoded by the exons ATGGATGACTTCAAGACAAA gGAAAGAAGTGTCAATTTTACTAAGGAAGAGATTAGTCGATTGCAGATACttgtagacaaatataaaaatgtacttatgTGTAAAAAAACTGATGGGAgtagtacaaaacaaaaagaccATGCATGGCACTGCATCGCAAAGGAATTTAATGCTGTTGGTCAAGTACCTAGAAACATGAAGcagctaaaatataaatttgaaaatatgaaaagatCTGCAAAGAAG gtAGCAAGTAGAGAACGTCAGGAAATGAGACGCACAGGTGGAGGAAATCCTCCCTCACTTCCTCCAGATTCAGAAGATGCTACTGATTGGTTAAGATCCATTATGTCTGGATCTATTGATGGAAATGAGGCTATATATGATGATGACATTATTTCCCCAAATTCCATTGTTACA attcccATAATTCACAAAGataaggattttgatgaaattcctCCTATACAAAAA AAAGTGAAACTAGACACAAATACTGATAGTGAAATTCAACATGACATGCCCAATATACTCAAG GATGTTGTAGTCAACACAATTATTACAGATCAAGACAAAAGTTTTGATAATGTTGAAAATATTGTCCCAGATGAAGTTTTTGATGCTAGTGCCCCACATTCATCACTAAAGAGACCAGTAGCACCACAACTAAgtc gtatcataaagaaaaaacaagggAAGAgtgaaaatatcataaaacaagCACTAAGGGAAAAGAAACTGACAGTTTTAGATGGCCTTCATGAGTTGGAGATGGAAAAGATAAAGTTATCTATTAGTCACCAAAATGAATTACACAGCCAGTTACTGAGGCACAATGAAGAAAAACATAAGCTTGAAGTGGATAAACTTAAACTTGAAATAGATATTTTAagggagaaaaaaataaatttttaa
- the LOC124641058 gene encoding uncharacterized protein LOC124641058: protein MGIRVIVYLDDFLIASQQENSLIEDTARAIGFLEELGWIINKKKSLSPPTHCLEYLGIMWDTKRNRASLPDKKKVDLRRILVKITKSRTWNWITGKRLVGKLNFASFTVPLGRLHTRHLQRAANCLPQHQKTRKYLLPTEALQECFWWLKNLQNGREIFTRQETIFITTDASEKGWGAQVNGLLFSGLWTEYQIAWHINRKELFAVYQAFQRALPHLQDRRVIIQSDNKTVVSYIRNQGGTRSSILTDLVANILELAYKNRIETFAHYIPGIYNEIVDSLSRQKSLADWHLSDQVTSLLFKKWGTPQIDLFATPLSRVVPIYVARDARDKGAAFIDAFSRTWDFDLAWMLETYAWRLGGYGVDPYNSYMAQRGRRVIRKFMEEIFFEDLRCPLEDMGNEM, encoded by the exons ATGGGAATAAGAGTCATTGTATACCTCGACGATTTCCTCATAGCCAGCCAGCAGGAGAACAGCTTAATAGAAGACACAGCACGCGCCATAGGTTTCCTAGAAGAGCTGGGATGGATAATAAACAAGAAGAAGTCTTTAAGCCCACCCACTCATTGCCTTGAATACTTGGGAATAATGTGGGATACAAAAAGAAACAGAGCCTCTTTGCCAGACAAAAAGAAGGTCGATTTGAGAAGGATTCTTGTGAAGATAACAAAGTCACGAACCTGGAATTGGATCACGGGAAAGCGTCTCGTCGGAAAGCTGAACTTTGCTTCGTTCACGGTACCCCTGGGAAGACTACACACAAGACATCTTCAACGCGCAGCCAATTGTCTTCCTCAACATCAGAAGACTCGGAAATATCTACTGCCGACAGAAGCTCTACAAGAGTGCTTTTGGTGGCTCAAGAATCTTCAGAATGGAAGAGAAATTTTTACACGTCAGGAGACAATATTCATCACAACAGATGCTTCAGAAAAGGGCTGGGGTGCTCAAGTCAACGGGTTGCTGTTCAGCGGGCTATGGACAGAATACCAAATTGCATGGCATATAAACCGCAAAGAGCTATTTGCAGTATATCAGGCATTCCAGAGAGCGCTACCTCATCTACAGGACCGACGAGTAATTATTCAGTCAGACAACAAGACTGTTGTTTCTTACATACGAAATCAGGGGGGAACCCGATCCAGTATCTTGACAGACCTAGTAGCGAATATTCTAGAGCTTGCTTACAAGAACAGAATAGAGACATTTGCTCACTACATTCCGGGTATTTACAACGAGATTGTCGACAGCCTATCACGTCAGAAATCGCTTGCAGACTGGCACCTATCAGATCAAGTGACAAGCTTACTGTTCAAGAAGTGGGGAACCCCCCAAATAGACCTATTTGCAACCCCTCTCTCAAGAGTTGTTCCAATTTATGTGGCCCGGGACGCGAGGGACAAAGGTGCGGCTTTCATAGATGCTTTCAGCAGGACATGGGACTTCGATCTAGCCTGG ATGCTCGAAACTTACGCTTGGAGGCTTGGAGGGTACGGGGTGGACCCGTATAACAGCTACATGGCCCAAAGAGGACGTCGAGTTATTAGAAAGTTCATGGAGGAAATCTTCTTTGAAGACTTACGCTGCCCCTTGGAAGACATGGGTAACGAGATGTAG
- the LOC124640744 gene encoding myb/SANT-like DNA-binding domain-containing protein 3 isoform X2 gives MDDFKTKERSVNFTKEEISRLQILVDKYKNVLMCKKTDGSSTKQKDHAWHCIAKEFNAVGQVPRNMKQLKYKFENMKRSAKKVASRERQEMRRTGGGNPPSLPPDSEDATDWLRSIMSGSIDGNEAIYDDDIISPNSIVTKVKLDTNTDSEIQHDMPNILKDVVVNTIITDQDKSFDNVENIVPDEVFDASAPHSSLKRPVAPQLSRIIKKKQGKSENIIKQALREKKLTVLDGLHELEMEKIKLSISHQNELHSQLLRHNEEKHKLEVDKLKLEIDILREKKINF, from the exons ATGGATGACTTCAAGACAAA gGAAAGAAGTGTCAATTTTACTAAGGAAGAGATTAGTCGATTGCAGATACttgtagacaaatataaaaatgtacttatgTGTAAAAAAACTGATGGGAgtagtacaaaacaaaaagaccATGCATGGCACTGCATCGCAAAGGAATTTAATGCTGTTGGTCAAGTACCTAGAAACATGAAGcagctaaaatataaatttgaaaatatgaaaagatCTGCAAAGAAG gtAGCAAGTAGAGAACGTCAGGAAATGAGACGCACAGGTGGAGGAAATCCTCCCTCACTTCCTCCAGATTCAGAAGATGCTACTGATTGGTTAAGATCCATTATGTCTGGATCTATTGATGGAAATGAGGCTATATATGATGATGACATTATTTCCCCAAATTCCATTGTTACA AAAGTGAAACTAGACACAAATACTGATAGTGAAATTCAACATGACATGCCCAATATACTCAAG GATGTTGTAGTCAACACAATTATTACAGATCAAGACAAAAGTTTTGATAATGTTGAAAATATTGTCCCAGATGAAGTTTTTGATGCTAGTGCCCCACATTCATCACTAAAGAGACCAGTAGCACCACAACTAAgtc gtatcataaagaaaaaacaagggAAGAgtgaaaatatcataaaacaagCACTAAGGGAAAAGAAACTGACAGTTTTAGATGGCCTTCATGAGTTGGAGATGGAAAAGATAAAGTTATCTATTAGTCACCAAAATGAATTACACAGCCAGTTACTGAGGCACAATGAAGAAAAACATAAGCTTGAAGTGGATAAACTTAAACTTGAAATAGATATTTTAagggagaaaaaaataaatttttaa